In Bacteroidales bacterium, one DNA window encodes the following:
- a CDS encoding phage portal protein, whose amino-acid sequence MFNTFLSGLGINVTVANDKTFNDIQTERIRAIMEGNGVFNDGNINTINTVFTAKKILADTLSKLPMNVLLKNKQYQEHPLFYLVHSDPNSYQTMNVFISTLVNHLCDWGNAFAKVNKQEGKVKNLQILHPSQYITHDLNAEGVLKFKFRTKDGEIEVNNDDLIHLKILSDDGIIGLNPIAAIRKQLSINWQGQTTAENYYRNGIHGNKFMKSMGNVDSKEYHKGQQDWLKANSGVFRAGEVPSLPFGVEIQETKLEFADSMILDSLRYNTSQILALFGIPMWMNNLESQTNIEQSLLSFQSITIQPLAKCFKEEFSKKLLMPEERRKGITIEFNLKAMLAADAITRANYLKTLTSSAIISPGEAAEIEGYDGDFENSRFHYQQSQNIPLELSMVDGKWSPATAGSVNLMVNKNE is encoded by the coding sequence ATGTTCAACACCTTTTTATCCGGACTCGGCATAAACGTCACTGTCGCAAACGACAAGACATTCAATGATATTCAAACTGAACGCATCCGTGCCATAATGGAGGGCAACGGTGTGTTCAACGACGGCAATATAAACACAATTAATACTGTCTTCACGGCGAAAAAGATTCTGGCTGATACTTTGTCGAAACTCCCTATGAATGTGCTTTTGAAAAACAAACAATATCAGGAGCACCCGCTGTTCTATCTTGTTCACAGTGATCCAAACAGCTATCAGACGATGAACGTGTTTATCAGCACACTTGTGAACCATTTATGTGATTGGGGAAACGCCTTCGCAAAAGTGAACAAGCAGGAAGGAAAAGTGAAAAACCTTCAAATCTTGCATCCGTCACAGTATATAACTCATGATCTTAATGCCGAAGGTGTTCTGAAATTCAAATTCAGGACAAAGGATGGTGAAATTGAGGTAAACAATGATGATCTGATCCATTTAAAAATACTCAGTGATGACGGAATCATCGGACTCAACCCTATAGCAGCAATCAGGAAACAGTTATCAATCAACTGGCAGGGTCAGACGACCGCTGAAAATTATTATCGCAATGGCATTCACGGGAATAAGTTTATGAAAAGCATGGGAAACGTGGATTCCAAGGAGTACCATAAAGGTCAGCAAGATTGGCTCAAGGCGAATTCAGGGGTGTTCAGAGCTGGAGAAGTTCCTTCTTTGCCTTTTGGCGTTGAGATTCAGGAAACAAAACTTGAGTTTGCCGACTCAATGATCTTGGACAGCTTGAGATATAATACCAGCCAGATTTTGGCACTGTTTGGAATACCGATGTGGATGAACAATCTCGAATCGCAGACCAATATTGAACAATCACTGCTGTCTTTTCAATCAATAACGATCCAGCCGTTGGCAAAATGCTTCAAGGAGGAGTTCAGTAAAAAACTCTTGATGCCGGAGGAAAGGCGTAAAGGTATTACAATAGAATTCAACTTGAAAGCGATGCTCGCAGCCGATGCGATCACACGGGCAAACTATTTGAAAACCCTTACAAGTTCGGCGATTATAAGTCCGGGAGAGGCTGCTGAAATCGAAGGATATGACGGCGATTTTGAAAATTCACGATTCCATTACCAGCAAAGTCAGAACATCCCTCTTGAGCTGAGTATGGTTGACGGCAAATGGTCTCCTGCGACGGCTGGTAGTGTGAATCTAATGGTAAATAAAAACGAATAA
- a CDS encoding HK97 family phage prohead protease — protein sequence MTSRIEKRYASTPDFLIKNKEFRTQIVRVSGETSQQESRTIRGYGAVFNQKSKIITEWISDKGEWRTFFEIIESTAFDKLIASNWGGFDVVLDVNHRTDEILARLASGTLRITKDERGLMYEAEMPRTARGEDVLRMIERGDYYQSSFQFTIAEGGERWEHDPATGLYTRYITEVELLIDECVATWFGAYDNTDVQIVRTINDGSENFNVYIESDIAVAKERLNRIMSETTEQPDYRIELEKDRDTLKMFGIIS from the coding sequence ATGACCTCAAGAATTGAAAAAAGATATGCAAGCACCCCTGATTTTCTTATAAAAAACAAGGAATTCCGGACTCAAATAGTCCGTGTAAGCGGTGAAACATCGCAGCAGGAATCCCGCACTATAAGGGGTTATGGTGCTGTCTTCAACCAAAAATCAAAGATCATAACCGAATGGATCAGCGACAAGGGTGAGTGGAGGACATTTTTCGAAATTATAGAATCCACTGCGTTTGACAAGTTGATTGCAAGCAATTGGGGAGGATTTGACGTTGTGCTTGATGTGAATCATCGCACCGATGAGATTCTTGCAAGGCTCGCAAGCGGGACTTTGAGAATTACCAAGGATGAAAGGGGTTTGATGTATGAAGCTGAGATGCCAAGGACGGCAAGAGGCGAGGATGTTTTAAGAATGATTGAGCGTGGCGATTATTATCAATCATCATTTCAATTCACAATTGCCGAGGGAGGCGAGCGTTGGGAGCATGATCCGGCAACAGGTTTGTACACCCGCTACATCACTGAAGTCGAGTTGCTGATCGACGAGTGTGTCGCAACTTGGTTCGGGGCGTACGACAATACAGACGTTCAAATCGTCCGGACAATCAATGATGGTTCGGAAAATTTCAATGTATATATAGAATCCGACATTGCAGTTGCCAAAGAAAGGCTCAACCGTATTATGTCCGAAACTACAGAGCAACCAGATTACCGCATCGAACTTGAAAAAGACCGTGACACTTTAAAAATGTTCGGAATTATTTCATAA
- a CDS encoding phage head closure protein, with translation MTANDLKYKITLQKPEYSASDYSTNQKVTFADYKNIRAGITWIGGNKSIQNYELFTSSVLQFKIRYRTDIDETFQIKFREREYTITSPFKIDPQGDLIITAELKQQ, from the coding sequence ATGACGGCGAACGATCTTAAATACAAGATAACACTGCAAAAACCGGAATATTCAGCCAGTGATTATTCCACAAATCAGAAAGTGACATTTGCAGATTATAAGAATATTCGTGCCGGTATTACATGGATCGGCGGCAACAAGTCAATTCAGAATTATGAATTGTTCACAAGCTCCGTATTGCAATTTAAAATCCGATACAGGACGGATATTGATGAAACATTTCAAATCAAGTTCAGGGAAAGGGAGTACACAATTACCTCGCCATTCAAGATTGATCCGCAAGGCGATCTTATAATTACTGCGGAATTGAAACAACAATAA